Sequence from the Helianthus annuus cultivar XRQ/B chromosome 13, HanXRQr2.0-SUNRISE, whole genome shotgun sequence genome:
atttttcacagtggcaaatcaggtcatatttgtcttataaaatatggtatttatttgtaaaaaagaaatgatcattttgcccctgcagaaaatgacaaaatagcaggattttataagacaaatatgatccgatttcatttttggactaaaatggcaataaaattgaaaccacagggcctcagatgcaaaaagtttgagttttggactaaagtggcaaaagtgaccaaaccacagggaccaaaatggcagtttactcaattcACTATATACACATATAACGACAAAATAATGGCTTTCGGATGTGCAGCAACAGCTCAAAATGTTGTACCCAATCCATTCAACATATCTTGCTACTCAACCGTCTTCGGAATATGTACCAACGGCTTAAAATTTTGTACCTAAACCATCCAATACATCTAACATGTCAGTGTTTGCGTACCCTGCTTCCCTTCTGGGAGAGCTTCCCATGCTTCTACTCGACGCAAAAACCGTCGCTTTCTTCTTTTTAACCGTCACAAACTCTTGACTTTTGCTTATTCCCGGAACCAACATTCTTCGTTTCATCACCTTTTCTAGAAGATTCCTATCTTCCAACGAGATTTGAACCCTTTGGAGTTTACCATTTGCTGAGATCGGACCATTAGTGGTGGTAGGAGACCGAGAGGGAACGTATTTCGGAACCTTATCTCGGAATCTGACTAGGCTTATTAGACGGTGAAGCCATATAATCAAGTCAAGAATGTATCGGTCCATTTTCTGTTTATCAGCGTGATATAGCGTCTGAAGCCGAATAATATTGTTACTCCCTGCTGTCTTCTTTCCAAACTCATTACTGTTTTAAattatagagttaaatgccattttagtccctgtggtttgggccattttgccagtttagtctaaaggtttcatttttaacctgtgggtccaaaaaggtttcacagttgccattttagtccacttggataacttcatccattttttctgttaacgagaagaccaattcagtcattttgtatgtaattctgttaactaaaagggcaattcagccatataaaatgaccgaattggccttcttgttaacagaaaaaatggatgaagttaatccagtggactaaaatggcaactgtgaaacctttttggacccacaggttaaaaatgaaacatttggactaaactggcaaaatggcccaaaccacagggactaaagtggcatttaactcaaaattataataattaagaaaaaaaaagtcATTCTGCTGAAAGATGAAAGAAACCAAATAATAAGTAGATATTGAAATGATTTGTTTACCCCGTGTTTGCCCACTCGCCAACCCATCCAAAACCTTGATGTGCTCTGATATATACAAGATAGATAGCATCAGTAACAATGTAACATTGATGGAATCGTTTGAAGCATTATTGTgaatagggctgcaaacgaaccgaaccgaACAACACGAACGAGACCTTGTTCGTTTTCGTTTGTTAAGCAAATATATGTGTtaacgaactgttcatgaacacttaccgaacgagattttctGTTCGTGTTcctttgttaaggaaatgaacgtgttcgtttgttaattttaggtatCGAACGCAaatgaacgttcatgaacacaaactaatgttcgTTATCACAACTGAAAACAAACGagcacaaacaagcgttcatgaacagatTATATACTCCACTaatacttattaaatattttatttgtcggaaaCTAATACTTATTAAAcattttatttgtcggaattttgaagtatttaaatatagagtaaattacgtttttggcccctgtggttatatcacttttactatattagcccaaaataagaatttttaacatatctgcccctatGGTTTCtgtaactaaccattttggcccctaagtctagagatcatgggggccaaaatggttagacttaggggccaaaatggttagttatagagaccatgggggcagatatgttaaaaattcttattttgggctaatatagtaaaagtgatataaccacaggggccaaaaacgtaatttactcttaaatataatataataattaaaaagactaatgaactatcgaacacaaatggacataaacgaacacgttgccgaacgttcacgaacataaatgaacgaacatggcCGTTCATTCAACTAAACAAACGAACTTTCTTCTCCGTTtccgttcatttattaaacgaacaaacacaaacgaacttcctgccgaactgttcgctaaacgtttagttcgtttgcagccctaattgAGAATATCTGTTAGCAACATACTTGGTAGTATCTGTAGCAACTGGGACGAGCCACTGGAGAGTTTTTTCCATTTCGGCTTTAATTTGAGGCATCGTCATCTGAAACAATGCATTTTCTCTTTGAGAACGGGTAATGGGATATTCTgtaattattaaaaataaataaacacatATAGTTAGATAAAGCGTACCACTTCTTTAGATTCGAGTGTTTGTACACGTGAACGTAAAGCCGCCTTTACATTTGCTGGCAAGCCATTATATAAGTTATCTCTCATATTAGGAGGCAACGAGATGGGCCGAGACGCCTGTAATAATTATTTAAACAcaaatatatattaatttaactGCAATAATTGTGTTGAACAATAAAACGGAGTCAAATTAGCTTACAATGTTGTCCATTTGAGTGACTAAATTGGCGTAGTGTAACGCAAGACCTGCAGCACCTAGTGTCTCGGGTTTTTTATGAGACACCTTCTCATCATGCATTGAACTTGGAactaaaattaaaaagaaaaaaagaacgAAGTCATATAtcatagggttattggattttatcaccccaaaCTATTAGCTATTGGCCGCTGctgtcacccccaactatcactttgacgtctGTCACCCCCCAGCTTAACACTTATTatgttctgtcaccacgtcgttaactgatcgctaacttttgatcctgttactatacttttgggggtgtcatagggatcttaggaaggttttagggatcttaggacactcccaaaagtatagtaacatgatcaaaagttagtcatcagttaacgacatggtgacagaacacactaagtgttaagttgggggtggcgggcgtcaaagtgatagttgggggtggcgggcgtcaaagtgatagttgggggtggcagcggccaataggCAATAGTttagggtgataaaatccaataaccctatatCATATTATCATTTTAGAAAATAATACAAGGGCAAAACCAAATTATTCTAAGATACGaatattttttaaataagttTTAAATACCACTCTCTTCAAAAACCTCCATTATTTCTTGATGGATGAAGGTAACAATATCTACAAGCTTCTCCACAACCTGAAATATATAAGGAGCGATTAAAATAGTTGCTCAATATTATAGCAAAACACACAATTTAGCTATAAAGATTTAAATATTctttgcatatatatatatatatatataggtaaagagtactgtacaatattgctattgcttatcgtacattacgcacgcttcaatctcagccgtcagatcatcttcccgcattttaaaatcgcatgttgttttttttataacaatttcgcatgtgataatttttgatgaattcgcatgttgtttttttgtaccaatttcgcatgtgataattttgatgaaatagcatgttgtttttttttataacaatttcgcatgtgataatttttgatgaattcgcatgttgttttttgtaccaatttcgcatgtgataattttgatgaaatagcatgttttttttttcaatttcgcatgtggtaaaaaacaacatgcgaattcaatgcgagaagatgatcggacggctgagattgtaacgtacgtaatgtacgataagggcatttgcgttaacctaaccctatatatatatatatatagaggccggttatcatacaaatgcccttatcgtacattacgtacgctacaatctcagccgtccgatcatcttcccgcattgaattcgcatgttgttttcttgtaacaatttcgcatgttggttttttaacatgcgaattcatcaaaattactacatgcgaaattgttacaaaaaaacaacatgctatttcatcaaaattatcacatgcgaaattggtacaaaaaacaacatgcgaattcatcaaaaattatcacatgcgaaattgttataaaaaaaacaacatgctatttcatcaaaattatcacatgcgaaattggtaaaaaaaacatgcgaattcatcaaaaattatcacatgcgaaattgttataaaaaaaacatgcgattttaaaatgcgggaagatgatctgacggctgagattgaagcgtacgtaatgtacaataagcaatattgtacagtactctttacctatatatatatagatgaaGAGTAAAAATGTAATTTGGAAAACGTACCTCTTCTAAACTTTTAGACCAAAGGGATTTCTTTTTCAAGTTCCGCACGAGTTTTCTTTGATGCTTTACATCACTAAGTAAAATTGTGAGACTCTCTCCTAATGGAAAGAAAAGCATATGTCAACTAGAATTCAAAAGGGCAAGAAGCAATCAGAAACTTCGACGTAAAGAAATTATGTGTCGTACCTTTGCGAGGAAGATGTAAGGCTTCTACTTCCTCAATCTTACGTCTATAATCCTGTTCAAATCTATCTAAAGCATGATACTCATGATATAATTCCTGTAGCAAGAAAAGGTATTAGTATCTTTTATatatgagtaaaatgccattttcgtccctgaggtttggccagttttgcgactttcatccaaaggtttgttttctgcatttggatccaaaaggtttaaaatcttgccattttcatccggctcgttaactccatccatttttctctgttatgTCGGgcatagttattaaagcgagcgCTCAAGCGCGCCTAGGCGCAAACAAGGCCCCGAGCCCAACAAATCACCCTGAGTGTGCctcgcgcctttaataactatggttcatgtcatagttattaaagcgagTGCCGGCGCGCCTAGGTGCAAATAAGGCCCCGGGCCCAACAATTCGCCCTGAGTGCGCCTCGCACCTTTAATAAGTATGATGTCAGGGGTATTCTCGTCtcttttgttaacttaaagggcaattcggtcatttgaatacttgtacattatgctaaatgcttgtacataaggtgaaaaagaccgaattgccctttaatttaacaaaaacgacggaaatacccctaacttaccagagaaaaatagatggagttcacgagccagatgaaaatggcaagatttcaaaccttttggatccagatgcggaaaaacaaacctttggacgaaagtcacaaaactgggcaaacctcagggacgaaaatggcattttactctttatatATTTATGTAACATTTGCGAGTAATATAATAGTATACATGTGCATGATCTGGTTACAAATAGAAACACTAGGTGCAAGTAACTTACAGATGTATACTGAGCAAGATTGATGAGTTCTTGCATAGTGAATTCCGCATCCTCTCTAAGCTGTTTGTTTGATACCAGATCCGAGTCCAATCTGATCCATAATCAATCAGAATGCAGTTCCAATATCATAAATATAAGGATATTATTCATTGTCATATATACCTAGAAAAGAAACGATCCAGATTATGCCATTGTGGATCTTTGCACATATTTCCAAACCGTACAACCTCTCTGGAGAAAACCTCAAGTTCCTCCCTAAAACAGAACAAACCGTATTACAAAAACGAGTATAAAAAAGCGCTTTAATTTGAATAACAACATAGTTGTCGATGGCAAATAGCAACAAGGCATGGCTAGGCtacgtagcgaatagcgacaaatagcgacggctattttataaatagcgattacactagaaaaagaattttgaaattttttatatgtatattacatcaaaatacccttgtatatatgatattttacatgtatatttaacaaaaacctataaatccagctattttatagctatatctaattgatattaacatcaaaaaaaaaaaaaaaaacccaaactgTCGCTAAGCTCGCTATTCATCGCCATAACCAACATAGCAACAAATAGTCGCATCGCCATAAAGCgcgctatagcgaccgctatgGTCGCTATCGACAACTATGAATAACAAgtgagagaaaaaaaaaaaaaaaaaaaaaaaaaaaaaaaaacctcttatCAGAAGCTGCAATACGTAACAACTCTTTCGTGTCCGTAGAGACTAAAAGTTGGACCCCTTCCGAATGCAAAATTTCCTTTTTAAGGATCTGGATGTTTTCTTCGGAAAGGGATTGCATCAAATTGGACCCTTTAACAACGGTATTGGCTACTTCAAACGCTAAAATAGATACTTTATTTCCTCTTGAAGCCATATTAGACACAAATCCACTGTTAGCATTCAAATTTGACATGCTACTGCCTAATGTGTCAAGTACTTCAAGACCTACACTACCAGCTTTCCCAAGAAATGTGCTCACATGAGGTGCCTAACAAAATACAAAATGTAACATTTGataaatctaacttataataaaagactccaaataatgacaCATGGCATactctccttcaacctcataaattttatttataattatttaataaatttcttttaatattaatattaataactaatatatagatatcatttatttttatccttatctttatctaaaattaataaataaattcaattttgcaatttagaccctctgttttttacttttaaccaaaagtttttcttcttttgcaatttaataccaacccttttttattttcaattttggtccactatacttatcatctttcccaagtttttcatttcgttctaaattttgtgagttaatacACTGcagcgtgcatgtgaggttcaacattttttttcgtatatttttttccgTTTGATTGGCCTATCGCAgcacatctatttttctccgtttaacAAGTTCGATCAACGCGCGGGTCCTGGATTGactttagttattttttttctatgttttgtttcggtttaatttctctgcAACGAGCGTTCGTGagtcaaagattttacgtctgcttttcgctcgacgttattttttcatttttatttaatttgtttttacgagctttttcggtgctggtggtcgctgacagtggtatagcattggtactacttgacacagttttacaacaaccgctgcaacgcaggggcttaatactagttagaTAATGAAATAACAAAATTCTAAGAGCCCAAGATTCTTTTTTCCGCTTCTCTTTATACGTAATTTCAGTCATATCTTATCTTTAAAATATAGTTTTATAATTcctaaagagttaattactgttttcgtccctgtggtttgtcaaaaatcactatttcagtccattagtttaaaaattgcgatttcagtccctgtggtttcactttcgtaaccatttcagtccctgtggtttcactttcgtaaccatttcaatccatttattctgttaagtacagggactgaaatggttacgaaaatgaaactccagggactgaaatcgcaatttttaaactagtgGACtaaacaaaccacagggacgaaaacagtaattaactcattccTAAATCTTCATTACTAACTATTAAATATTTTATATTCAGCCCTTGTAATAAACGGGTTTCTAACCCAGTATTTGATAAACAAAACACGTGTTTAtaccatttgcttttgatacttttggtgtCTTTGCACACAAACCAAGTGTTTAtaccatttgcttttgatactctTGGTTTCTTTGCACCAGAGAGGCTGTGGAGCTACTTAGTCGAGTCAAACGGGTCATGCATACTAATGTTACGACCCCAAGATCCATAGacacgtagtttttaaaagactttaTTTTGCTATCCGAAAAGGTAGTGCAACTTAATTTTGTACTttcttattaaaaaaaaaaattatgaaacaataaaaaaaaaaaaaaaaaaacaagatccTAAATTCCAATTCCCTTAAATACATGTATAATGACACCAACAGATCATCTTATCATAATACTAAAAATTGAAACTTTAAATAAATTTACAAGATCTTGACACCATACCTTACTAACCCTAGCAGGGGTAGAGGGTTTCAATTCTCTTGAAATTGAGAAAAACAATTCACCAGAATCATAAGATGGCATCCTCCTACTATaaacattatcatcatcatcatcatgtgtAGTATATGAAGAAGAAGATAAACCTGAATCATCATGACCAAAACTCTTCAACTTCCCTGAATTCCCCAAACTACCCCTGTAACTGCCGTCGTACTCCGCCACCGTGCTCCGCTTCATCGTCCCACCGGTACACACCCCACCCATTATTCAACAAATTTTTCAACAATTGTTTAACATAACAAAGGGGTTTTATTTTGCGAATTGGGTTGAATTGAAAATGTGATTTTGATTGACGAAATTGATTCTGAAGAACAAGATTAAAGGGTTTGActctttttttttagtttattctctctctctctagaagttTGTCTTCACACTGAAATTCTCTCTCTAGATATGTTGAGGGGCCTGGTTAAATACAGAGTTGTATAAAAGTCGTCTTCCCCTTTTTGACTGTGTTGTTGTCATAGACCACACTTCAGAGTTCAGATTCATCGATTTAAAATAATGTACAACATTTGATGCGTAACTTACACGTAGCGATAAGGCTGGAGGGTGCGGTATAAAGCCCCTAGAGGGTTTTATCACGCCACATCAGATCCACCTAGGTGTCACGTCATATGGGGCTTTAAAGCCACTCTCTTTAACTTGTATGCACTAGTTTAAAGCCCCTATTAAAcaacattaaaaaataaaagattttattGGTTGAAAAGAGGTGGGCCCCACCTGCACACACCTTTAACGCTCGTTAGGGTGCTAGCGGAAGGGCTATGGCTGATGTGGAAGGGCCATAGCCCCCCCCCCCGGGTTAACCACCGCGGTGTGGTCCATAGCGCCCGGGGGGCTAAAATCGCTGATGTGGCGGGGTGACGTTAAGCCACACCCCTTAGCCTAAGAGGGTTGTTTTTTAGAATCCCTGAAAATCCGAAGCTCGGGGTGAGTAGAAAAAATGGATGCAGATTCCGAACTAGACACAGTTCTCATACGAAGTATAGGAGACACTCACAAGTCACAACCCTTGATTTGTAATGATCAATGGTTCAGAATCAGGCATGTGACATTTTGGTAAATTTCATTTCAAACAATTGAAGACACATATAGAGAAATGGTATTCGTTTTTTATCATTTGAACTCCTTCTTTCTTTGATTTTCAAAAAGTAATAACTTTTTTCATaagttaatattaaaaaaaatacatgattttgaatactcCTTAAGTAATTTTGAATACCGGTTGTTTGAAAATCAAAGGGGAAATGCTCGTTATAACGTATTAAAAAAACACTTGTCACTCTCTCCTTTTTGCGTATGCTTCATTTGGGAATTGTGTCTTGTACATGATCTCTACACCTTAAAATATAAACTTTAAATATATATAGGCTTGGGAAGCTGGACACAGGACCGGTTCTAAGAATTCATGTACCATGTTTGAGCTCGAAAAACGTgtccttaggccttaacgaaattgggtattgggttCACTAAAGGTTTAAACCTAATGTtaatgggctaataactaatctaaaccataagcaTAGTTTTGTAAGCTGGcttatgttggtgtttgtatggatataccctattaaaaaaatttacatatacatatcgggtttttttaaataatgtGCCCTTCGAAATATCGGGTTCTGGCCGTCCCTGGCTGGACGATCAGCCACCTCGTACCTTCTCCCAGCTGGGCTTGAACGTTAATGGTACGAATTTGTTGAATTTTGTTATGGTAAAAGTATTTATCTTTTAAGTTATTCGGATGCGATTATGTTGAGAACTACAAAAACCGTATAACACAATTATCAATGTTttaaaaccggtaaataccggccggttatatcGGTATTACCGTTTCCAAATGTAAATCCGGTATGGAATgccccggtaaataagtgaaacggcataaggtttgtaccggcggtaaaatccggtataccggtttgaaacgtaataccggtaccggcccagggttattttagttcgggttgttacttatttttattatacatgttatttatcttacgtaatttttatatattataattattcgtaactaaaagttcttatttaatattgtatgaaacgaaaatagttatcCTCTATTTGATGAGGATGGCGATAATagtgaatttcatcttttatgcGATCGTGAAgttgatgtattcaacactc
This genomic interval carries:
- the LOC110899532 gene encoding protein PSK SIMULATOR 2-like isoform X2 translates to MMIQAPHVSTFLGKAGSVGLEVLDTLGSSMSNLNANSGFVSNMASRGNKVSILAFEVANTVVKGSNLMQSLSEENIQILKKEILHSEGVQLLVSTDTKELLRIAASDKREELEVFSREVVRFGNMCKDPQWHNLDRFFSRLDSDLVSNKQLREDAEFTMQELINLAQYTSELYHEYHALDRFEQDYRRKIEEVEALHLPRKGESLTILLSDVKHQRKLVRNLKKKSLWSKSLEEVVEKLVDIVTFIHQEIMEVFEESVPSSMHDEKVSHKKPETLGAAGLALHYANLVTQMDNIASRPISLPPNMRDNLYNGLPANVKAALRSRVQTLESKEVMTMPQIKAEMEKTLQWLVPVATDTTKAHQGFGWVGEWANTGNEFGKKTAGSNNIIRLQTLYHADKQKMDRYILDLIIWLHRLISLVRFRDKVPKYVPSRSPTTTNGPISANGKLQRVQISLEDRNLLEKVMKRRMLVPGISKSQEFVTVKKKKATVFASSRSMGSSPRREAGYANTDMLDVLDGLGTKF
- the LOC110899532 gene encoding protein PSK SIMULATOR 2-like isoform X1 — protein: MGGVCTGGTMKRSTVAEYDGSYRGSLGNSGKLKSFGHDDSGLSSSSYTTHDDDDDNVYSRRMPSYDSGELFFSISRELKPSTPARVSKAPHVSTFLGKAGSVGLEVLDTLGSSMSNLNANSGFVSNMASRGNKVSILAFEVANTVVKGSNLMQSLSEENIQILKKEILHSEGVQLLVSTDTKELLRIAASDKREELEVFSREVVRFGNMCKDPQWHNLDRFFSRLDSDLVSNKQLREDAEFTMQELINLAQYTSELYHEYHALDRFEQDYRRKIEEVEALHLPRKGESLTILLSDVKHQRKLVRNLKKKSLWSKSLEEVVEKLVDIVTFIHQEIMEVFEESVPSSMHDEKVSHKKPETLGAAGLALHYANLVTQMDNIASRPISLPPNMRDNLYNGLPANVKAALRSRVQTLESKEVMTMPQIKAEMEKTLQWLVPVATDTTKAHQGFGWVGEWANTGNEFGKKTAGSNNIIRLQTLYHADKQKMDRYILDLIIWLHRLISLVRFRDKVPKYVPSRSPTTTNGPISANGKLQRVQISLEDRNLLEKVMKRRMLVPGISKSQEFVTVKKKKATVFASSRSMGSSPRREAGYANTDMLDVLDGLGTKF